GTTCGCTAGTCCAAATTGAATTTAGGTATGAAAAGTCAATTGATCTCATCCTTCAACTTGCCTAATAGATTGCTATCGTCAAATTGTAAGTATAAATAGCCATGCACTTAGAATATTGTAGTGCATCAATTCTTGAAGTTAAACCATAAGAACCTTGCCAAGAATGGAGACTACTCCGACCACCAAAATTTCATACATATTTCTTTGTTCATTAGTGCTTATTTTCTCAATGCCATGGAGCACTAGGGCTCAAATTCATGAGAGATTTCTTCAGTGTCTTCATTCTCGGAACAATGACTCAATCTCCCAAGTCATTTATACACCAGCAAACTCTTCCTATAATTCTGTTCTGCAATCTTCCATACAGAATATAAGATTTATATCTCCCATGGAAAGAAAGCCCTTAGTCATTGTAACGCCACTGAATGATTTTCACGTTCAGTCAGCTGTTATTTGTGCGAAATCCAATGGCTTTCAGATCAGAGTTAGATCCGGAGGTCATGATTATGAGGGCCTTTCTTCTATTTCCTATTATCACCAGCCATTTGTTATTGTTGATATGAGGAACCTGAGTGGAATATCCATCGATACCGAGAGTAAAACGGCCTGGATTGGAGTTGGAGTACGTCTTGGCGAACTCTATCACGCGATTGCTGAGAAGAGCCCCAATCTTGGCTTTCCTGCAGGGACGTGTCCTACCGTAGGAGCTGGTGGACACATTAGTGGGGGAGGAGAAGGCACATTGACGCGAAAATATGGCCTAGCTGCTGACAATGTCATTGATGCTAAAATTGTGAATGCGGATGGAGCAATTCTTGATAGAAAATCAATGGGAGAGGATCTTTTCTGGGCTATTAGAGGTGGAGGAGGAGCCAGTTTTGGAGTAATTCTAGAGTACAGACTCCAATTGGTATCCGTTCCATCGATAGTTACTGTTTTTACAGTCAACAGAAATTTAGAACAGAATGCAACCAAGCTTGTCCACCGATGGCAACAAATTGGATACCAGCTTGATCGAGACTTATTCATCAGACTCTTGATAACACAGGCAAGGAGCGGTCAGGGTGGAAACTTAAC
This Coffea arabica cultivar ET-39 chromosome 3e, Coffea Arabica ET-39 HiFi, whole genome shotgun sequence DNA region includes the following protein-coding sequences:
- the LOC113737814 gene encoding tetrahydroberberine oxidase-like, translating into METTPTTKISYIFLCSLVLIFSMPWSTRAQIHERFLQCLHSRNNDSISQVIYTPANSSYNSVLQSSIQNIRFISPMERKPLVIVTPLNDFHVQSAVICAKSNGFQIRVRSGGHDYEGLSSISYYHQPFVIVDMRNLSGISIDTESKTAWIGVGVRLGELYHAIAEKSPNLGFPAGTCPTVGAGGHISGGGEGTLTRKYGLAADNVIDAKIVNADGAILDRKSMGEDLFWAIRGGGGASFGVILEYRLQLVSVPSIVTVFTVNRNLEQNATKLVHRWQQIGYQLDRDLFIRLLITQARSGQGGNLTVQVGFQSLYLGTVAKLLPLMQESFPELGLRREDCTELSWIESALYFSGLPTGSTVNDLVLSTPYPKNYYKNKSDYVVEPISEVALEGLWKRLFEEGAEAGMLILSPSGGRMFEISDSETPYPHRAGNIYQIQHISSWTEENNANSQRYIDWVRRVYKYVTPFVTKSPRAAYLNYRDLDLGANREGNTSFAQASIWGMKYFKNNFYRLAHVKQEVDPSNFFRYEQSVPPFSSS